DNA from Comamonas serinivorans:
TGCTGGTCAAGTTCTTGAAAGCCGTCTGGCGGCGCGTGGCACGGCTGATGGGCAAAACCGTGGCCGAAGAACCGCAGCTGCTGGCCATGCCGCCGGCCAGGCGTGGGTGAATGCATGAGCAGCACATGGCCCCGCACGATGCATGTGGATGTGGACGACACGGCAGTTCGCTGCCTGGCTGAACAGGACGCGCCGCTGTACCTGCGCACCGGCGGTGCCGATCGCGGTCGCGACACGGCCGCCGGGCTGGGTTGGGCGGATTGCTGGGTGGGTGTGTTGACCAAGCCACAGGCCTGCGAGTGACGCGACTGCCGACACGCGTGGCCCGGCCATGCAGCGGAACCTGGATGGAATGATTTTTTGGAGACGCGAGATGTTCAAGAAGATGTTGATTGCCAACCGCGGCGAAATCGCCTGCCGCGTGGCGGCCACCGCGCGCCGCCTCGGGGTGCAGACCGTGGCCGTGTATTCGGACGCCGACGCCAACGCCAAGCACGTGGCGGCCTGTGACGAGGCCGTGCACATCGGCGGCAGCGCGCCCAAGGACAGCTACCTGCAGTGGCAGCGCATCCTCGACGCGGCCCAGGCCACCGGCGCGCAGGCCATTCACCCGGGCTACGGCTTCTTGAGCGAGAGCGAGGCGTTCGCGCGCGCCTGCGAGGCCGCCGGCCTGGTGTTCATCGGGCCGCCGGCCTCGGCCATCCTGGCGATGGGCCTGAAGGCCGAGTCCAAGCAGCTGATGGAGCGGGCGGGCGTGCCGCTGGTGCCGGGCTACCACGGCGCCGATCAGGACCCCGCCTTGCTGCAGCGCGAAGCCGACCGCATCGGCTACCCCGTGTTGATCAAGGCCAGCGCGGGCGGCGGCGGCAAGGGCATGCGCCTGGTCGAGCAGGCCGAGGACTTTGCCGCGGCACTGGCCAGCTGCAAGCGCGAGGCGATCAACAGCTTTGGCAACGACGCGGTGCTGATCGAGAAGTATGTGCAGCGGCCGCGCCACATCGAGATTCAGGTGTTTGGCGACACGCACGGCAACTGCGTGTACCTGTTCGAGCGCGACTGCTCGGTGCAGCGGCGCCACCAGAAGGTGCTGGAAGAAGCCCCGGCGCCCGGCATGACGGACGCCCTGCGCCGGCAGATGGGCGAGGCCGCCGTGGCCGCCGCCAAGGCCGTGAACTACGTGGGCGCCGGCACGGTCGAATTCATCGTCGAGCAGCCCGGGGGGTATGACCAGCCCGAGGCCATGCGCTTTTACTTCATGGAGATGAACACCCGCCTGCAGGTGGAGCATCCGGTGACCGAGGCCATCACGGGCGAAGACCTGGTGGCCTGGCAGTTGCAGGTGGCGGCCGGCCTGCCCCTGCCGCGGCAGCAGGGCGAGCTGCGCATCCACGGCCATGCGATCGAGGCGCGCATCTGCGCCGAAAACCCCGACAACCAGTTTCTGCCCGCCACGGGCACCCTGGCCGTGTACCGCAAGCCCGCCTGCAGCAGCTTTGCCGTGGGCGAGGTGCGCATGGACGACGGCGTGCGCGAGGGCGATGCCATCAGCCCGTTCTACGACTCCATGATCGCCAAGCTCATCGTGCACGGTGCCTCGCGCGAGCAGGCGCTGGCCCGGCTCGATGCGGCGCTGGCGCAGGTCCACATCGTGGGCGTGGCCAACAACGTGCAGTTCCTGCGCCACGTGCTGGCCACCGACTCGTTC
Protein-coding regions in this window:
- a CDS encoding acetyl-CoA carboxylase biotin carboxylase subunit, encoding MFKKMLIANRGEIACRVAATARRLGVQTVAVYSDADANAKHVAACDEAVHIGGSAPKDSYLQWQRILDAAQATGAQAIHPGYGFLSESEAFARACEAAGLVFIGPPASAILAMGLKAESKQLMERAGVPLVPGYHGADQDPALLQREADRIGYPVLIKASAGGGGKGMRLVEQAEDFAAALASCKREAINSFGNDAVLIEKYVQRPRHIEIQVFGDTHGNCVYLFERDCSVQRRHQKVLEEAPAPGMTDALRRQMGEAAVAAAKAVNYVGAGTVEFIVEQPGGYDQPEAMRFYFMEMNTRLQVEHPVTEAITGEDLVAWQLQVAAGLPLPRQQGELRIHGHAIEARICAENPDNQFLPATGTLAVYRKPACSSFAVGEVRMDDGVREGDAISPFYDSMIAKLIVHGASREQALARLDAALAQVHIVGVANNVQFLRHVLATDSFAQARLDTALIEREAARLFKQTPLAAELAAAAAVAWRLQRDQRLAASPHNRYRDPFAQADGWQSHAVSARPFAFEQGEQALPAVLTHLHDGALRLQVGQAPAQAFSWRRADAGAQAGPGARRGPEQLDITLGAQRLRAQVYVQAAGGHSPDTRFSVFTARGMAELSLQDALAHAGEGATEGGQLTAPMPGKVLSFAVQAGDAVKKGQVLAVLEAMKMEHTIAAPADGVVGELLFAPGDQVSEGAALLSLSSN